A genomic segment from Methanoplanus limicola DSM 2279 encodes:
- a CDS encoding GNAT family N-acetyltransferase, which yields MKTKKDADEEQQKQMIINSSPITIRPFEESDSPAVNRILAQSFYSKIHSLTGLSEEKAVLLAEDAKIFPDRPIDGYFVAEYMGEIAGAILLKFTGQNRPKEKIGIFPVAKKHGIFKTLKLLYGFSVLVESVRPEECYIELLATDKKFRGKGIATALIRHAGEFAEKCGFEEFTLYVASGNPAQKLYGRLGFEVQSSYKSLITKFIFGIDTWVYMIIPAHKPVEFKEIA from the coding sequence ATGAAGACAAAGAAAGATGCAGATGAAGAACAGCAGAAACAGATGATTATTAACAGTAGCCCAATAACGATCCGCCCGTTTGAAGAGAGTGACTCTCCGGCAGTGAACAGAATACTTGCACAGTCTTTTTACAGCAAAATTCATTCACTGACCGGCCTTTCTGAGGAGAAAGCAGTCCTTCTTGCAGAAGACGCAAAGATATTCCCGGACAGGCCGATTGACGGATATTTCGTTGCCGAATACATGGGAGAGATCGCCGGTGCAATCCTGCTGAAGTTTACAGGACAGAACAGACCAAAAGAGAAGATAGGCATATTTCCGGTTGCGAAAAAACACGGCATCTTTAAAACCCTGAAACTGCTGTACGGATTTTCAGTGCTGGTTGAGAGCGTAAGGCCGGAGGAATGCTACATAGAATTACTCGCCACAGATAAGAAATTCCGGGGGAAAGGAATTGCAACGGCCCTTATCAGGCATGCCGGAGAGTTTGCAGAAAAGTGCGGCTTTGAGGAGTTTACACTGTATGTCGCATCCGGAAATCCGGCACAAAAACTCTACGGGAGGCTTGGGTTTGAGGTGCAGAGTTCATACAAAAGCCTGATTACAAAGTTCATCTTCGGAATTGACACCTGGGTTTACATGATAATTCCGGCCCATAAACCTGTTGAATTCAAAGAGATAGCCTGA
- the rsgA gene encoding ribosome small subunit-dependent GTPase A yields MTEKTVHSSETDELRAHQELSMDSIQTETFSRYTGPYIAGRVAARHRTAFDVITENRKFRVKTSGALLKIGKIPAVGDFVVILNQPETGTRMIVDILPRRSILTRGAAGEGNTEQVIAANLDIVFIVTAAGSDFNPRRLERYLTIVHASGAKPVIVINKSDLAEDAEKIAAEAVKIAGKVPVVTISALKKNGLEELENYLMPEKTVALVGSSGVGKSTIINALLSEEVQDTFDTRKYDEKGRHTTTVRQLFTLPGGAVIIDNPGVREIQIGSAAAGIDETFPEIAEFAPECRYRNCRHTDEPGCAVIEAVNAGFIPKERLESYHRLMKESEFQAEKEEIGLKRIEKKKYKWIGKAAKRIHEDKERCR; encoded by the coding sequence ATGACAGAAAAAACTGTACATTCTTCTGAAACCGATGAGTTACGGGCACACCAGGAACTGAGCATGGACAGTATCCAGACAGAGACATTCTCACGGTACACTGGCCCGTATATCGCCGGAAGAGTTGCAGCCAGACACCGGACTGCATTTGACGTCATCACAGAGAACAGAAAATTCCGGGTAAAAACCTCCGGTGCACTCCTTAAGATCGGAAAAATTCCGGCAGTTGGAGACTTCGTAGTCATCCTCAACCAGCCTGAAACAGGAACACGGATGATCGTTGACATACTGCCAAGAAGGAGCATATTAACCAGGGGAGCAGCAGGCGAGGGAAATACTGAACAGGTAATTGCTGCCAACCTCGATATAGTATTCATAGTGACAGCAGCAGGGAGCGACTTTAACCCCCGGCGGCTTGAGCGCTATCTGACAATCGTGCATGCCTCCGGCGCTAAACCTGTCATCGTCATAAACAAATCTGATCTGGCAGAAGATGCAGAGAAGATCGCCGCAGAAGCAGTAAAAATTGCAGGCAAAGTTCCGGTAGTAACAATAAGTGCCCTTAAGAAAAACGGCCTTGAAGAACTTGAAAATTATCTCATGCCAGAAAAAACAGTCGCACTCGTTGGATCGTCAGGTGTCGGCAAATCCACCATCATCAATGCACTACTCAGTGAAGAGGTGCAGGATACATTTGACACCCGGAAATATGACGAAAAAGGCCGGCACACAACAACAGTCAGGCAGCTCTTCACCCTTCCCGGCGGTGCGGTAATTATTGACAACCCCGGAGTGCGTGAAATTCAGATCGGTTCAGCTGCTGCCGGAATTGACGAGACATTCCCTGAAATTGCTGAATTTGCACCCGAATGCCGGTACCGCAACTGCCGGCACACTGACGAGCCCGGATGTGCCGTTATTGAGGCAGTAAATGCCGGATTTATCCCAAAAGAGAGGCTTGAGTCATATCATCGGCTTATGAAGGAGAGTGAATTTCAGGCTGAAAAGGAAGAGATAGGGCTTAAAAGAATTGAGAAGAAGAAATATAAATGGATAGGAAAAGCTGCAAAACGGATCCATGAAGACAAAGAAAGATGCAGATGA
- a CDS encoding potassium channel family protein, with translation MLKKQIYDALELNENSGRLAVVLNILIIVLIIASVASVIIESITNFATIEIFLVIELFSVIVFTIEYILRLWSCTEDKNFSRPVIGRIKYALSPLAIIDLLAILPFYLPYLVNVDLRVLRLLRLLRLFRLFKLTRYTRSFNLLKRVLIREKEALIITFFILLLVVIISSSLMYFAEKDVQPDAFVSIPHSMWWAVASLTTVGYGDIYPISPIGKLMASVIAILGIGFVALPTGILSSGYIEELKNDRCQSGDDIGDLERLVKLKKDGHITDDEFEILKKNIMDEIN, from the coding sequence ATGTTGAAAAAACAGATTTATGATGCCCTTGAACTGAATGAGAATTCAGGCAGACTGGCAGTTGTTCTGAATATATTAATTATTGTTCTGATTATCGCAAGCGTAGCGTCAGTCATTATTGAAAGCATCACTAATTTTGCCACTATTGAAATATTTCTGGTAATTGAATTATTTTCAGTAATTGTATTTACAATAGAATATATCCTTAGATTATGGTCATGTACTGAAGACAAAAATTTCAGCAGACCTGTAATTGGAAGGATTAAATATGCACTGTCACCACTTGCCATTATTGACCTGCTGGCAATTCTTCCGTTTTATCTGCCGTACCTGGTTAATGTGGATCTAAGGGTATTAAGACTTCTGAGACTTTTAAGGCTTTTTAGGTTGTTTAAACTTACGAGATACACCCGTTCCTTTAATCTTTTAAAAAGGGTCTTGATTCGTGAAAAAGAAGCATTAATAATAACTTTTTTTATCCTGCTTCTGGTTGTAATTATTTCCTCGTCACTGATGTACTTTGCAGAGAAAGATGTTCAGCCGGATGCCTTTGTATCCATTCCGCATTCCATGTGGTGGGCAGTTGCCTCTCTGACAACTGTGGGATATGGGGATATTTACCCTATATCACCTATAGGAAAATTAATGGCAAGTGTAATAGCTATCCTGGGAATTGGTTTTGTTGCATTGCCAACCGGGATCCTGTCCTCCGGATATATTGAGGAGTTAAAAAATGACAGGTGTCAGTCCGGTGATGATATCGGGGATCTCGAAAGGTTAGTGAAATTAAAGAAAGACGGCCATATAACAGATGACGAATTTGAAATATTGAAAAAAAATATAATGGATGAGATCAATTAA
- a CDS encoding winged helix-turn-helix domain-containing protein, with amino-acid sequence MHLVKAEEKPSDKTEITRNKTEITRDKTESTRDKTEITRDKTEITRDKTESTREETESTRDKTEETREKIIALISENPFVTMDEMAQKTGISSKGIEWQIKKLKISGRIKRSGPRKGGHWEIAGDGND; translated from the coding sequence ATCCATCTGGTCAAAGCAGAGGAAAAACCTTCGGATAAAACTGAAATTACCAGGAATAAAACTGAAATTACCAGGGATAAAACTGAAAGTACTAGGGATAAAACTGAAATTACTAGGGATAAAACCGAAATTACCAGGGATAAAACCGAAAGTACTAGGGAAGAAACCGAAAGTACCAGGGATAAAACTGAAGAAACCCGCGAAAAAATTATCGCTCTGATTTCAGAAAACCCGTTTGTCACCATGGACGAGATGGCACAAAAGACGGGCATATCATCCAAAGGAATAGAATGGCAGATAAAAAAGTTGAAAATTTCCGGGCGGATAAAACGGTCCGGGCCAAGAAAAGGCGGTCACTGGGAGATTGCCGGAGATGGTAATGACTGA
- a CDS encoding type I restriction-modification system subunit M translates to MADKNTADIGFEQEIWGAACVLRGNMDASEYKHVVLGLIFLKYISDKFEQKYDALKAEGDGFEEDRDEYLAEGVFYVPPEGRWGAIAKRAHTAEIGTAIDDAMRAIEKENRRLKDILPKTFSRPELDKRRLGEVVDLFTNIRMADQGDSKDILGRAYEYCLAKFAEQEGKLAGEFYTPACVVKTLVEVLQPCQGRVYDPCCGSGGMFVQSVHFIENHRGNINNISVYGQDSNPTTWKMAQMNLAIRGIEADLGKFSADTFYNDLHPTLKADFIMANPPFNLSNWGADKLGDDVRWKYGIPPAGNANFAWMQHMIHHLSTKGRLGLVLANGSLSSQSGGEGEIRKKIVEADLVECIVAMPPQLFYTTQIPVSLWFISREKKQKRKTLFIDARNMGTMRSRKLRELTQEEIELIGKTVSDFEAGTPEEVKGFCAVVSTDEIAKHDYILTPGRYVGIADVEDDGEPFEDKMERLTGELSDLFRKSRDAEEEIRRQLKSVGFEV, encoded by the coding sequence ATGGCAGATAAAAATACCGCAGATATAGGGTTTGAACAGGAGATATGGGGAGCGGCATGTGTTCTTCGGGGAAATATGGATGCTTCGGAGTACAAGCATGTCGTTTTAGGTCTGATTTTTCTAAAATATATCTCCGATAAGTTTGAGCAGAAGTATGATGCTCTCAAAGCAGAGGGTGACGGGTTTGAGGAGGACCGCGATGAGTACCTTGCAGAGGGTGTTTTTTATGTCCCTCCTGAGGGACGGTGGGGTGCGATTGCTAAAAGAGCACATACGGCAGAGATTGGAACGGCTATTGACGATGCAATGCGGGCAATTGAGAAGGAGAACCGGCGCCTTAAGGATATTCTGCCCAAGACTTTTTCCCGGCCCGAACTTGACAAACGCCGGCTTGGTGAGGTTGTTGACCTCTTTACAAATATCCGGATGGCAGATCAAGGCGACAGTAAGGATATTCTCGGAAGGGCGTATGAGTACTGTCTGGCGAAATTTGCCGAGCAGGAGGGTAAACTTGCCGGCGAGTTCTATACTCCGGCCTGTGTTGTAAAGACGCTCGTTGAGGTCTTGCAGCCATGTCAGGGAAGGGTTTATGATCCCTGCTGCGGGAGCGGCGGGATGTTTGTTCAGTCAGTGCATTTCATAGAGAACCACCGGGGCAATATAAATAATATCTCTGTTTATGGTCAGGATTCTAACCCGACCACATGGAAGATGGCACAGATGAATCTGGCAATCCGTGGTATTGAGGCAGACCTTGGAAAGTTCAGTGCGGATACGTTTTACAATGATCTTCATCCGACGCTGAAGGCCGATTTTATTATGGCAAATCCGCCTTTCAATCTCTCAAACTGGGGAGCTGACAAGCTTGGTGATGACGTACGCTGGAAGTATGGAATTCCGCCTGCCGGAAATGCCAACTTTGCCTGGATGCAGCATATGATTCACCACTTGTCCACCAAAGGACGGTTAGGGCTGGTACTGGCAAACGGTTCTTTATCCTCACAGTCCGGAGGTGAGGGTGAGATCAGAAAAAAGATCGTTGAGGCTGATCTTGTGGAGTGTATTGTTGCAATGCCTCCGCAGCTCTTCTATACAACGCAGATTCCGGTCTCCCTCTGGTTTATCAGCAGGGAGAAGAAGCAGAAGAGAAAGACTCTGTTTATTGATGCCCGGAATATGGGGACGATGCGGTCAAGAAAACTTCGTGAACTGACTCAGGAGGAGATTGAGCTTATAGGTAAGACTGTCTCGGATTTCGAGGCCGGAACTCCTGAAGAGGTCAAAGGATTTTGTGCTGTTGTTTCAACGGATGAGATTGCAAAGCATGATTATATCCTGACACCCGGAAGATATGTCGGAATTGCGGATGTCGAGGACGATGGTGAGCCTTTTGAGGATAAGATGGAGCGGCTGACGGGGGAGCTTTCAGATCTGTTCAGGAAGAGCCGTGATGCTGAAGAGGAGATCCGCCGGCAGCTTAAGAGTGTCGGGTTTGAGGTATGA
- a CDS encoding 30S ribosomal protein S24e translates to MEFVFNKEGENKLLNRTELEFVINYEGATPSRKEILGKLCAMRNVPTENCVIDSLKSEFGKQEIIAKARIYADAEVLKSTELDYLVQRNSAEVKAEEEA, encoded by the coding sequence ATGGAATTTGTATTCAATAAGGAAGGGGAAAACAAGCTTCTGAACCGCACAGAGCTTGAATTCGTAATTAATTACGAGGGTGCGACACCTTCGAGAAAAGAGATACTCGGTAAACTCTGTGCAATGCGCAATGTTCCGACAGAAAACTGCGTCATTGATTCACTCAAAAGCGAATTTGGTAAGCAGGAAATCATCGCAAAGGCACGCATCTACGCAGATGCAGAGGTGCTGAAATCTACTGAGCTTGACTATCTTGTACAGCGCAACTCAGCTGAAGTTAAGGCAGAAGAGGAGGCCTGA
- a CDS encoding DNA adenine methylase has product MSPFKQHSGRDAREVHYLAESRYSGIPADLKNSGEEKRNLHNKNNASGNDNRNNSHPFPKTRYQGSKAKITEWIWESIKDIEFETVLDAFGGTGCMSHMLKREGKTVTYNDILKFNHIIGKALIENDYVELTASDTEFLLRKDENIEYPAFIQDSFRDIFYLDEENAWLDMVITNINLLDDGYKQAVAWFALFQSCIIKRPYNLFHRANLYIRTSDVKRSFGNKTTWDKPFEELFIKFITEANNALFSGGKKCRSINYDALKIPESHYDLVYIDTPYISGRGVGVDYIDFYHFLEGMTDYENWDRKILDRYKHRPIAGRGENVWSDKMKIHGAFEELIRKYKDSVLVISYRSDGIPSEDEIREMLNKYKGNVCEVKNTDYRYALSSKKTSEVLFIAE; this is encoded by the coding sequence ATGTCACCCTTCAAACAGCATAGCGGAAGAGATGCCAGAGAGGTGCATTACCTGGCAGAATCCAGATATTCAGGAATTCCGGCAGATTTAAAAAATTCCGGAGAGGAAAAGAGAAACTTGCATAATAAGAACAATGCTTCAGGGAATGATAACCGCAATAACAGCCACCCCTTCCCAAAAACCCGCTACCAGGGGTCAAAGGCCAAGATTACTGAGTGGATATGGGAGAGCATAAAAGATATAGAATTTGAAACCGTCCTTGACGCATTCGGCGGCACAGGCTGCATGTCCCATATGCTGAAGAGAGAAGGAAAGACAGTAACATACAACGACATCCTGAAGTTCAATCATATAATCGGGAAGGCACTGATTGAAAATGATTATGTAGAGCTGACAGCTTCTGATACCGAATTTCTGCTCAGAAAGGATGAGAACATAGAATATCCGGCCTTTATTCAGGACAGTTTCAGGGATATTTTTTACCTCGATGAGGAGAACGCCTGGCTGGATATGGTCATAACAAATATAAACCTCCTTGATGACGGATACAAACAGGCTGTCGCCTGGTTTGCCCTATTTCAGTCATGCATTATTAAAAGACCATACAACCTCTTTCACCGGGCAAACCTCTATATCAGGACATCTGATGTAAAACGGAGTTTTGGCAACAAAACAACATGGGATAAGCCGTTTGAGGAACTCTTCATAAAATTCATAACAGAGGCAAATAACGCTCTATTTTCCGGCGGAAAAAAATGCAGGTCCATAAACTATGACGCACTGAAAATTCCGGAAAGCCATTACGATCTCGTATATATCGACACACCATATATATCCGGCCGAGGTGTGGGCGTTGACTATATAGACTTCTATCATTTTCTCGAAGGCATGACAGACTACGAAAACTGGGACAGAAAAATACTGGACAGATATAAGCACCGGCCGATAGCAGGCAGGGGCGAAAATGTCTGGTCTGATAAAATGAAGATCCACGGAGCATTTGAGGAATTGATCCGGAAATACAAAGATTCAGTGCTTGTCATCTCATACAGAAGTGACGGCATACCGTCAGAGGATGAAATAAGAGAAATGCTGAATAAATATAAAGGAAATGTCTGTGAGGTTAAAAATACGGATTACAGATACGCCCTTTCCAGCAAAAAGACCTCTGAAGTCCTCTTTATCGCTGAATGA
- a CDS encoding 30S ribosomal protein S27ae codes for MVSRYKYYNVEGDKAVTDKKNCPRCGAGVYMAQHKDRVSCGKCGYTEFNN; via the coding sequence GTGGTCAGCCGCTACAAGTATTACAATGTTGAGGGCGATAAGGCAGTAACAGATAAGAAGAACTGCCCACGCTGCGGAGCCGGTGTCTATATGGCTCAGCACAAGGACCGTGTCTCCTGCGGTAAGTGCGGATACACCGAATTCAACAACTGA
- a CDS encoding type II toxin-antitoxin system antitoxin SocA domain-containing protein, whose protein sequence is MSCAKSLNAIFYALERYPDAGSNKIIYIPFIVDLISYNQIGTTILDDTYLRMPYGPVSAYAYDRSEEYFSVDLSESESAGKDALDVTSLLKKKPDLSKFSIYEYYLLLKVLRKAMDMENGELSGYVSRFKLCSGADESGTIPLKKFYLDPDDAGKLSCFGFSHISEEQEFTRSINLFSREVSRMGRPDPVLVNWKLGEIREKFPESFGDLFYETYLVWDEAFRLLVKDYHIFADLLGRQFCENYCIATNECGSTQYSSLVKCAYDDYSVKIQNIRDFLLDGDKFSGKSPQKTSDKAFIELMKSCSNSLHIKKHKVDALSDGSMQI, encoded by the coding sequence ATGTCCTGCGCGAAGTCTTTGAATGCGATATTTTACGCTTTGGAGAGATACCCTGATGCAGGGTCAAATAAAATAATATATATCCCTTTTATCGTTGACCTCATCTCTTATAACCAGATTGGCACAACAATTCTGGATGACACATATCTCCGGATGCCATACGGCCCTGTGTCTGCATATGCCTATGACAGAAGTGAGGAGTATTTTTCCGTAGATCTGTCTGAGTCTGAGAGTGCCGGAAAGGATGCTCTGGATGTCACTTCTCTTCTTAAAAAAAAGCCCGATCTCAGTAAATTCAGCATATATGAGTATTACCTCCTGCTTAAGGTATTGAGAAAGGCCATGGATATGGAGAACGGGGAACTCTCAGGCTATGTCAGCAGATTTAAACTCTGCTCCGGGGCTGACGAAAGTGGAACAATTCCGCTGAAGAAGTTTTATCTTGATCCGGACGATGCGGGAAAACTCAGCTGCTTTGGTTTTTCACATATCAGTGAGGAGCAGGAGTTTACACGGAGTATCAATCTCTTCTCAAGGGAAGTCTCCCGTATGGGCAGACCTGACCCGGTTCTTGTAAACTGGAAATTGGGTGAGATCAGGGAAAAATTTCCGGAATCTTTTGGTGACCTCTTTTATGAAACCTATCTTGTCTGGGATGAGGCCTTCAGGCTGCTTGTTAAGGACTATCACATTTTTGCCGATCTGTTAGGGCGGCAGTTCTGCGAAAACTATTGCATAGCTACAAATGAATGCGGTTCTACTCAATACAGCAGTCTTGTAAAATGTGCATATGACGATTACAGTGTAAAGATACAGAATATCCGTGATTTCCTGCTTGACGGGGATAAGTTCTCCGGAAAATCTCCTCAAAAAACATCAGATAAGGCCTTCATTGAACTGATGAAGTCGTGCAGTAACTCCCTGCATATTAAAAAACACAAGGTAGATGCACTTTCGGACGGCAGTATGCAAATCTGA